GGATCTCCATTCTCCCTTCTAACCCTCTATGTCCCCAAAGAGAGACACCTACCTTGGAAGGTCAGTGAACAGTTAGGGGGTCAAGAGCCACGCCATGTTGGAGACCATATCACTCATTCTATATGACATCCCATTCTCACTAAACAATGATGTATTTTATTCTCACTAAACAATGATGTATTTTATTCTCACTAAACAATGATGTATTTTATTTATAACAAATTCTTCTTTTcagtgacagcctaggaacagtgggttaactgccttgtcaggggTAGAACatcagatttttatcttgtcagctcagggattcgatctttcAACCTCtcggttacttgtccaatgctctaaccactaggctacctgccgcctattGCTCCTTCTGAAAGTGTCTGTATATTTTGTACATtcatgatgatggtgatgaaggTGAATTAACCACTATTGCTCTTCAAACCAATGTACATGTCTTATTTGTAGTGACTGTATGTACTGTTAAGCAGAAGAGGTGTGATTTTGAAAGCTTTCCATTTTGTCTCCATTGAAGATAATGTTGTAACAAGGTGAAAACAATGACGATGAAATTTATTCATTAAAGTCACACTTCACACACCAgcttaaaaaaacaacatttgataaAGCGATAAGAAACGTTGCATCAAGCAGAACTCTTTCCTGGacataaaaacaaacaaatctACCAAACGTATACTAGGTGTATCATCTAATAGTAGCATGTGAAGTAATACAATATAATAGAAGCAGATATAATGACTTTCTGGTTCTAAGCTTCATACAGCATTTAGTCTCACAAGTCTGATGATTGTTTCAGAAATATAACATACAAACATATATAGTTATATAAAATACAACTGGACCTTGAGGTTATCTACTTCAGAAATATAACATACAAACATATATAGTTATATAAAATACAACTGGACCTTGAGGTTGTCTACTTCAGAAATATAACATACAGACATATATAGTTATATAAAATACAACTGGACCTTGAGGTTATCTACTTCAGAAATATAACATACAAACATATATAGTTATATAAAATACAACTGGACCTTGAGGTTGTCTACTTCAGAAATATAACATACAGACATATATAGTTATATAAAATACAACTGGACCTTGAGGTTATCTACTTCAGAAATATAACATACAAACATATATAGTTATATAAAATACAACTGGACCTTGAGGTTGTCTACTTCAGAAATATAACATACAAACATATATAGTTATATAAAATACAACTGGACCTTGAGGTTGTCTACTTCAGAAATATAACATACAGACATATATAGTTATATAAAATACAACTGGAGCTTGAGGTTATCTACTTCAGAAATATAACATACAGACATATATAGTTATATAAAATACAACTGGAGCTTGAGGTTGTCTACTTCAGAAATATAACATACAAACATATATAGTTATATAAAATACAACTGGACCTTGAGGTTGCCTACTTCATAAATATAACATACAAACATATAGTTATATAAAATACAACTGGACCTTGAGGTTGTCTACTTCAGAAATATAACATACAAACATATAGTTATATAAAATACAACTGGACCTTGAGGTTGTCTACTTCAGAAATACAACATTTTGGGAAAAAGATGCTGTAAGCAGAAATGTTTtacaataataatttaaaaaatgttaagGTCCTACTTATTCATCATAGTTTAAAAGACAAAACTGACCCTAGATCCGAACTCCTACTCTAAGTGTGAATAGAGTAGTTCTGTGGCCCAGTTTGTACAGCATGGTGCATGGGTTCAATTCCTGCTTGTCAcgcctgaccatagagagcccttggttctctgTGGTGTTGTAGGTCAGGGAATGACTAAGGGGTGTTCTATAGTCTTTTAATTTATATGTTGGTGCTCTTAGTATGGTTCCAAATTAGAGACAGCTGATGtttgttgtctctaattggggatcatacttaaagGTTCCCTGTTTCCACCTGTTTTGTGTGAGTGCATTCAGCACCACGTAGTTCACGGTCGTGGTATGTTTCTTGTTTTTGGTTTAACACAACTCACACTGTGCCTTGGACCGTCCATTTTAACGAGCGTGACACTGCTGGGACTACACATACGATACATGTATTTGAACATGACTGTAATGACTGAGTGaatttggataaaagtgtctgctggATGGAAAATATTATTACAtagtattataaactgggtggtttgggtcatagatgctgattggctgaagcAGCATTTCAgaagtgtatactgtatatcagacaatataccacaggtatgatgcaaaaatacttgtttactgttcaatttatgttggtaaccagtttataatagcaataaggtacctCAGGGGATTGcagtatatggtcaatataccacggcatATTCActcaagaacagcccttagccgtggtacagtatattgtccatataccacaaacccctgaagtttgttattgctattataaacttaagcaataaggcctgaggaggtgtggtatatggccaatataccatggctaagggctgttcttatgcacaacgcaacACTGAGTActtggatacagcccttagccgtggtatattggccacataccACAAACCCCGATACAaggttttatttatatttatatttatatttatatttttgtcaaaCTTGTTCTGTTCATGTCTTCTTGTTTCTGGGTTTGTTGTGTTCAGGTCTTCTTGGTTCTGGGTTTGTTGTGTTCAGTTCTTCCTGGTTCTGGGTTTGTGGTTCTGGGACTTTGTGTTCATGTCTTCTTGTTTCTGGGTTTGTTATGTTCAGGTCTTCTTGGTTCTGGGTTCGTTGACTGTACTGTAGATCTCAGAGGCATCCACCTCAGCTGCTTGTGCTGCTGCTGGTCTGAGGAGGGAGAACCAGAAATGAAACAAAGGAACCCTataccctttatagtgcactacgtttgaccagggcctatagggctcggtcaaaagtagtgcactaaataggaataGTGCCATTTGGAACTCATCACGCCCTCATTATAGTCATGTCATGATAATTGTCTTGAAATGCCCATTGTTGGGTTGGTAGATTAAGGAAATGACATCACTAGTAGTCAATAGGGGTCAACTGTTTTGCGTATTGACGACATCTCCTACAATAAGCAGCAGCATATGAATGACCTTAATGCAGAATATGGTCACAGGGGGCAGCAGTGAGGCGGTTacatgtgggtataaccaatgaggagatggcacgtgggtacctgcttctataaaccaatgaggagacgCTCCTTGGCGTGCGGGAGCAGTGTGGGTGCTATAATttaataacatggatttctacatttattgtGTGACGCTCGCACACACGACGTgtcggtctggtcagcatgttagccaGCTAGAAGGATGAAGTAAGACGCTTACGTTAAATGGAGCCTACCTCAGCAGGAGCAAACCATACACTACTAAGTCCTTTATAGAGAACAGgctactgagacagacagtgatgtgGGGCTCAGTGGAGAGGCTGAGGCAGGCTGTAATGCAGGTAGAAGTACAGGGGACCAAAAGAGAGAGGAAGCAAGCAGAGAAAGAGGTTtttacagtggttcccaaacttgggGTCAGGGCCCCATGTGGGGTCCCCTGAGAAAATCTGTACTAATCTAATCAAACAATTTAggaacaataaaaaaaaacatgtttcaatatgaacatcttcACAGCACCTATCTTCCCTATAGTTCTACATTATAATACTATCAACATGTAAACAATACAGTTCTAAAAATGTCACGTGTTTTTATTTTTCTCTGATTAGTGTGTCAGTGTGAATCATTTCCCATATTTCCTCCCTTTCAGGTGTATAACATTACAACTGTTTAGCTAATAGGTTATGTGTttgtagatggactgaggtgaatTAACCTACAGCAGCCAAGGTGATAATAGACTGAGGTGAGAAAACCCTCagtaatataaaataataatatatgccatttagcagacgcttttatccaaagcgacttacaatcatgtgtgcatacattctacgtatgggtggtcccgggatcgaacccactaccctggcgttacaggcgccatgctctaccaactgagctacagcagCCAAAGTGATAATGGACTGAGGTGAGATAACCCTCAGCAGCCAAGGTGATAATGGACTGAGGTGAGATAACCCTCAGCAGCCAAGGTGATAATGGACTGAGGTGAGATAACCCTCAGCAGCCAAGGTGATAATGGACTCAGGTGAGATAACCCTCAGCAGCCAAGGTGATAATGGACTGAGGTGAGATAACCCTCAGCAGCCAAGGTGATAATGGACTGAGGTGAGATAACCCTCAGCAGCCAAGGTGATAATGGACTGAGGTGAGATAACCCTCAGCAGCCAAGGTGATAATGGACTGAGGTCATTTTTGCTTGTTTTTTTCAAATACCATTTAAAAGTGTTTTAATTGTGtagaaatgcagtaaatgagATTCAACTTTCCACTCCACCCCCTCATCCAGATTTGGCTGTAAACAAGCAAACTTCTCCTCTAATGCTTTGTGCTCCCAATGTTCTAGTATTGACTCTATGTTGCTGTAATGGCAGAATATGCTCACCAGGTGGCAGCACTGGGGAGGTTGAATTTCACAGCAGCGTACTGGACATCCTCATCCTGTTTCTGGGGCTGAAGCAGCTGGACGGTGGAGTACAGAGGCACTTCCTGGTTTTGGAGCGAGAGAAGTGGACGCTGGCGTAGTGAACATCATCCTGGTCGTATGTGGACTCTGTCTGTGCTGCAGTAGAGTTCATGGCCATGTTTGAGATGTTGTCATACACTGGACTAGAGTCTCCCTGATGGAGAAGAGGACAGACAACATGAGGAGTGGAAATGTTCCACAAAGAATACACAGTCATCATAGTCACCTTCTGATTCCAACAGACTCACCTGTCCATCATCTgctgtgtctcttgtgttggaggtggaggtggagttCTTCTTCCTGGTTTGTACATGAATGAATGTATGAagatatcaatcaatcaattcatgAATTaagttacttttatttatttttattgaaccgttatttaactaggcaagtcagttaagaacaaattcaaatTTACAATGACTAAAGTGaaattatataaaaatatatgcAATCTCACTCACCTGAACCACATGagtccagagagacagaggatgagaaccagaacaaCCACTATGATTCCTACAGCTGCAGTCAGAACTGATGTTTGTTTCCCTATAATAAAATATGAATGATATGAGGACATGGCATGTTCTTATAATCTAAAATCGAACACATTATAGAATATCAACACAATACGTGCAAATAATTTGGTATTTCATAAAACTTGTGACATCATAAGCCAAAACATAATTATAAACCAAAGTGTAATCAGTCAAAACACAATGATTAAGATCAGCTTGAAACCTGTCAATTTGAATTGAAGTATTGAAGATGTAACTTTACCTGCTACAATGATCATCAGAGCTGAAGAGTTCATAGATCCTCTTCCATTCTGGGCCTCACAGTAATATTCTCCTCTGTCCTCAGAGCTGATGTTAGTGATGTTGTAACTCTGTCCTGATGCTTTTGGTGAGGTTACGTTCTTCTTGTACCAGGTGTATTTGTCCACAGGTGGGTTGGCATCACTGCTGCAGGTCAGAGTCACTGAACTGCCCTCCACTATTTCAccagagggactgactgacacTGAGGTGTTCTTTGGGCCGTCTGGTGTTGAGGATGACAGAACAAATAAGAACCCATATACCATGTAAGGAAGCAAGAGATTATGTAAATTAGTATAGATTAGTATATTACACTGACATGTAGAACCATGTATTAGAGAGATGATGTAAAGAAGTAGAGATTAGTGTATTACACTGACATGTAGAACCATGTATTACAGAGATGATGTAAATTAGTAGAGATTAGTATATTACACTGACATGTAGAACCATGTATTACAGAGATGATGTAAATTAGTAGAGATTAGTATATTACACTGACTGTAGAACCATGTATTACAGAGATGATGTAAATGAGTAGAGATTAGTATATTACACTGACATGTAGAACCATGTATTACAGAGATGATGTAAATTAGTAGAGATTAGTATATTACACTGACTGTAGAACCATGTATTACAGAGATGATGTAAATTAGTAGAGATTAGTATATTACACTGACTGTAGAACCATGTATTACAGAGATGATGTAAATTAGTAGAGATTAGTATATTACACTGACATGTAGAACCATGTATTAGAGAGATGATGTAAAGAAGTAGAGATTAGTGTATTACACTGACATGTAGAACCATGTATTACAGAGATGATGTAAATTAGTAGAGATTAGTATATTACACTGACTGTAGAACCATGTATTAGAGAGATGATGTAAAGAAGTAGAGATTAGTATATTACACTGACATGTAGAACCATGTATTACAGAGATGATGTAAATTAGTAGAGATTAGTATATTACACTGACTGTAGAACCATGTATTACAGAGATGATGTAAATTAGTAGAGATTAGTATATTACACTGACTGTAGAACCATGTATTACAGAGATGATGTAAATTAGTAGAGATTAGTATATTACACTGACATGTAGAACCATGTATTAGAGAGATGATGTAAGAAGTAGAGATTAGTGTATTACACTGACATGTAGAACCATGTAAGGAAGCAAGAGATTATGTAAATTAGTATAGATTAGTATATTACACTGACATGTAGAACCATGTATTACAGAGATGATGTAAATTAGTAGAGATTAGTATATTACACTGACATGTAGAACCATGTATTACAGAGATGATGTAAATTAGTAGAGATTAGTATATTACACTGACATGTAGAACCATGTATTACAGAGATGATGTAAATTAGTAGAGATTAGTATATTACACTGACATGTAGAACCATGTATTACAGAGATGATGTAAATTAGTAGAGATTAGTATATTACACTGACATGTAGAACCATGTAAGGAAGCAAGAGATTATGTAAATTAGTATAGATTAGTATATTACACTGACATGTAGAACCATGTATTACAGAGATGATGTAAATTAGTAGAGATTAGTATATTACACTGACATGTAGAACCATGTATTACAGAGATGATGTAAATGAGTAGAGATTAGTATATTACACTGACTGTAGAACCATGTATTACAGAGATGATGTAAATTAGTAGAGATTAGTATATTACACTGACATGTAGAACCATGTATTACAGAGATGATGTAAATTAGTAGAGATTAGTATATTACACTGACTGTAGAACCATGTATTACAGAGATGATGTAAATTAGTAGAGATTAGTATATTACACTGACATGTAGAACCATGTATTACAGAGATGATGTAAATTAGTAGAGATTAGTATATTACACTGACTGTAGAACCATGTATTACAGAGATGATGTAAATTAGTAGAGATTAGTATATTACACTGACATGTAGAACCATGTATTACAGAGATGATGTAAATTAGTAGAGATTAGTATATTACACTGACATGTAGAACCATGTATTGCAGAGATGATATCAATGACTTTCACTGTAGATATATCAACACCCCATGTACTCACATCTGACAGTGAGAGTCTCTTCTGGAGAGAGGATTCTCTCTAAGCCTTCTACAGCACAGGAGTAGTTCCCTGCATCCTCACTGCTGACTGGGTCTAGGATCAGACTGTTATAACTGGTGACTGGGTCTAGGATCAGGCTGTTATAACTGGTGACTGGGTTGGTCAGACTTTGTCCGTTCTTGTACCAGATGTAGGTGGGGTTGAGACCGACTATACATTGGGTTCTACATCTCAGTGtgactctctcccctctgacACAGAAGTAGGATCCATCTCCAACAGGATATCTAAGAGGAAACATCAGTCATACTTGACTCCAGCCTGGCTTGTCATGTGATTAGACTTGTCCTATTACAGTAACAACTGTAGGTGAAGTATTACCTGTGACAGTCAACATAACACCAGGAAGACCAGAAAATCTCCCCTCATCTGTTGT
Above is a genomic segment from Oncorhynchus keta strain PuntledgeMale-10-30-2019 unplaced genomic scaffold, Oket_V2 Un_contig_1103_pilon_pilon, whole genome shotgun sequence containing:
- the LOC127917242 gene encoding sialoadhesin-like; this translates as MRCPVPSVTQVTDIVWYNTWLNDLKVERIYYNTLTCSTTCTLTGNPTYIWYKNRQLLDESTSPSTKTQSPVTMAIVTPVLYPVGDGSYFCVRGERVTLRCRTQCIVGLNPTYIWYKNGQSLTNPVTSYNSLILDPVTSYNSLILDPVSSEDAGNYSCAVEGLERILSPEETLTVRYGPKNTSVSVSPSGEIVEGSSVTLTCSSDANPPVDKYTWYKKNVTSPKASGQSYNITNISSEDRGEYYCEAQNGRGSMNSSALMIIVAGKQTSVLTAAVGIIVVVLVLILCLSGLMWFRKKNSTSTSNTRDTADDGQGDSSPVYDNISNMAMNSTAAQTESTYDQDDVHYASVHFSRSKTRKCLCTPPSSCFSPRNRMRMSSTLL